The DNA region GCAAAGCATGCCTATGTATGAGAAAGACGTCACTCTTCCGCCAGAGGCAGCCACTTTAAAACCAATAGGACAGAACCCGTGGAGAGGCGCCGCGTCGCTCAGTTCGGAGGAGATCACTCAGATATTGGAGAATGGCATAAAGGCGAACTCCGTTCTGCCGTTCAAAGCTGCTTATTACTCAAAGGATCTTGTTCCGGCAGCCAAGGTCCTCCATCTGCCGACTGTCTCGCCCGGAAAGTGCTTCATCTATGGTTGTCAGAACTGGTTTACCTGGCTCGATCCGAACGAACAGCGGTTCAAGGTGAGCGCACCAGGCGCGCCCGGCACCGGCTTCAAGATAAAACTGTCGCTGTATGCGTTGAACAATCCGATCGGCTATGGCCGTTCAGTGGTCGAAAAAGAGTTCGACTTTCCCAAGGCTTCCGCTTCGGCTTCAAAAAAAGTTGAATCGAACGAAATAAATGTGGAGTTTGTGTCACCATACGCTGGCTTGCACCGCCTTGCATTCTCCTGGCTCCCGCAGGTGCTCCGGCAGGCTGAGGCGACCGGCGTTCCATGGACCATTGATGCCTCGGCCAATTTCGTAACGTCTTCGGACATGTATTTCTACGTCCCCCGCGGTACAAAGATCGTCGCCGGTTGTGCCATCGGGGCGCAAGGACGCGCTGATCAAGGCGTCATCAAGGACCCTATGGGAAACGTGGTTTTTCAATTCAACCGGCTCAAGGAGGAAATCGTCAAAAATGGAAGAGCTAACTTCCAGGTGCCGGTGCCGCCCCACACAGATGGATCATTATGGAAGATGGAAGGGATACTCCAGCAGCGCAATCTTCTTAACGTGCCGCCGTATTATGCGCGATCCGCGGAAGAACTGCTCTTGCCGATGGAAGTCGTGGAACGCGACGCAAAAGGTGAAACAAAATGATGATGTTGAAGGCGCCACTGATGCGCACGGAAGATAAATTGAACGAAAATTTTTTCTAAAAACGAGACTGGAGATTGTTATGCAATGTGAAAATAGCGGAAAAAGGTCCGGACGGGTGAAATCGCTGTATCTGGGGTTCATTTGTTTAGTTGGGGTGATCGCACTCGGGACTGCGAGCGCCCGGGCCGACGTGACCCTCGTGAAAAACGGACAGGCGCAAGTCGTGATCTTGGCCCCGACATCGGTCATGGTCCCCAACATTGTCCTGCCGCTCACGGCAACCGCCGTCCAGAAAACGGCTGAAACGCAGCGTCAAATCCTGCGCGAGTCGGTCAATGACCTAGCTTCTTATCTGGGAAAAATGTCCGGCGCCAAAATCGAGATAGTTTCCCTGGATGCGGAAGGGAACACAGAACCCAAAGACGGCCGCCTGCCTATTTACATCGGGGCACTTGCGGAAAAGAAATTCGGCCCCGTCAAGCAAACCGCGGCATACAAGCAGGGTTTTCGCATGGTGGTATCCAAGGGGGGCGTCGGGCTGTTCGGTGAAAGCGAAGAAAGCACATCCTACGCCATTTATGAAGTACTCCACCGGCAGGGCTGCCGCTGGTTTATCGCTTCCGAACTGGGGGAAGTCATCCCTTCCCGCCCCACCATCGCACTGCCGGAAACGGACTTCGCCGGGGCGCCGGGCACCTGGTACCGGGGCATTTGGTATTCCGATGCCGATTTCAGGCGGCGCAACCGCATGGGGGGGCAACCCATAGCCGCCAGCCATGCGCTGGAACAATATGTCACGGAAGCGCAGAGGAAAGAGCATCCGGAGTGGCGCGCCATCATTGGCGGCCAACCGCACGCGTCACGCCTCAAGTGGAGCAATCCCGGCGTGCAGCAGGCGGTTGCCGACGCTATGATCGCCCAGTTGGACAAGCGCTACATGCCTTCTATTTCGATCTCGCCGGACGACGGCGGCGTTTTTGATGAAAGCGATGACAAAGCCTGGGACGCCGGGGACTACGATTCCGTGATGGCGGGGCCTTCCATTACCGACCGCTATATTAAATTCTGTAACATCGTCGCGGAGAAAGTCGCCCAAAAATACCCCGATGTGAAGCTGGGCTTCCTCGCCTACGTGCAATACACCCAGGCGCCAGTCCGCGAAAAGCTTCACCCGAACCTCGTGCCGATGTTCGCGCCGATCAACTACTGCCGCGCCCACGCCATGACAGACGCCTCCTGCCCGTCGCGGCAGCACGTCAAGAAAATCCTTGAAGGCTGGTCCAAAGTCTGTGGTGCCATATCCTACTACAACTACATGTTCAACCTTGGGGAATACTCGGCGCCCTATCCGATGATCCACCAGATGAAAGAAGAACTGCCGATCATCTACGCCAACCATGTAAAATATTGGCAGCCCGAAGGCATGACCAATCAGGATCAGATCATGCCCGGCCACTATCTCAGCCTCCGCAAGGCCTGGAACCCCAACGAAAACTCCGATGCCATCCTCGACGAATTCTTCACGATGTTCTATGGCAACGCCGAAG from Candidatus Methylacidiphilales bacterium includes:
- a CDS encoding DUF4838 domain-containing protein → MKSLYLGFICLVGVIALGTASARADVTLVKNGQAQVVILAPTSVMVPNIVLPLTATAVQKTAETQRQILRESVNDLASYLGKMSGAKIEIVSLDAEGNTEPKDGRLPIYIGALAEKKFGPVKQTAAYKQGFRMVVSKGGVGLFGESEESTSYAIYEVLHRQGCRWFIASELGEVIPSRPTIALPETDFAGAPGTWYRGIWYSDADFRRRNRMGGQPIAASHALEQYVTEAQRKEHPEWRAIIGGQPHASRLKWSNPGVQQAVADAMIAQLDKRYMPSISISPDDGGVFDESDDKAWDAGDYDSVMAGPSITDRYIKFCNIVAEKVAQKYPDVKLGFLAYVQYTQAPVREKLHPNLVPMFAPINYCRAHAMTDASCPSRQHVKKILEGWSKVCGAISYYNYMFNLGEYSAPYPMIHQMKEELPIIYANHVKYWQPEGMTNQDQIMPGHYLSLRKAWNPNENSDAILDEFFTMFYGNAEAPMRTYWTMFDDQWTNVDEHAGGGWDYVRRFTPEFMKQARTVMDGALASCRSITEYRRVKMQDAALCQFERWMKLLWDLNSGKLARLGPESQKWMGSQLHLSEEYAKQYAFSGVSWEPVYNAAALWMRDWFQPAYLDATRIFKNFRLISTPLADWKYCVDKAKSGEQQGLFSADFHDTDWKTTKLGVDMWSTLGLADYFGPVWYRASVKVQRVPEGKKVFLWVSREDGNVKLWVNGQHVPYVNDKGEAQEEFKNGYGKPLSFDITAALKPGAENQITLRGTRVFINELGTGGLLAPVYLYSEK